The following coding sequences lie in one Klebsiella huaxiensis genomic window:
- a CDS encoding D-amino acid dehydrogenase: MRIVILGSGVVGVASAWYLSQAGHQVTVIDRQPGPAEETSAANAGQISPGYAAPWAAPGVPLKAIKWMFQKHAPLAIGLDGTQFQLKWMWQMLRNCDTRHYMENKGRMVRLAEYSRDCLKALRESTGIQYEGRQGGTLQLFRTDKQFENATRDIAVLQDAGVPYQLLEANRLLEVEPALAEVSHKLTGGLRLPNDETGDCQLFTTRLAAMAEQAGVTFRFNTSVDALLYEGEQISGVKCGAEIIKADAYVMAMGSYSTAMLKGLVDIPVYPLKGYSLTIPIAHEDGAPVSTILDETYKIAITRFDNRIRVGGMAEIVGFNKELLQPRRETLEMVVRDLFPRGGHIEQAAFWTGLRPMTPDGTPVVGRTAYKNLWLNTGHGTLGWTMACGSGQLISDLISGRTPAIPYDDLAVARYGRGFIPTRAQHLHGVHN; encoded by the coding sequence ATGCGAATCGTCATACTGGGAAGTGGGGTGGTTGGGGTCGCGAGTGCATGGTATTTAAGCCAGGCAGGACATCAGGTGACGGTTATCGACCGCCAACCGGGTCCCGCTGAAGAGACCAGTGCTGCTAACGCCGGACAGATCTCTCCGGGCTATGCCGCGCCGTGGGCGGCACCGGGCGTGCCGCTGAAGGCGATTAAATGGATGTTCCAGAAACATGCCCCTTTGGCCATCGGTCTGGATGGCACCCAGTTCCAGCTGAAATGGATGTGGCAGATGCTGCGTAACTGCGATACTCGCCACTATATGGAAAATAAAGGGCGCATGGTTCGGCTGGCGGAATATAGTCGCGACTGCCTGAAAGCGCTGCGCGAAAGCACCGGAATCCAGTATGAAGGCCGTCAGGGCGGCACTCTCCAGCTTTTTCGTACCGACAAACAGTTCGAAAATGCCACCCGTGATATCGCGGTACTGCAGGATGCGGGGGTGCCTTATCAACTGCTGGAAGCGAATCGACTGCTGGAAGTTGAACCGGCACTGGCTGAAGTGAGCCACAAGCTGACCGGTGGCCTGCGTTTGCCCAATGATGAAACCGGTGATTGCCAGCTTTTCACCACTCGTCTTGCGGCGATGGCGGAACAGGCCGGGGTGACTTTCCGCTTTAATACTTCAGTGGATGCGCTGCTATATGAAGGTGAGCAGATCTCCGGCGTGAAGTGCGGAGCTGAAATCATCAAAGCTGACGCTTACGTCATGGCTATGGGTTCATATTCAACGGCGATGCTGAAAGGGCTGGTGGATATTCCGGTTTATCCGCTGAAAGGCTATTCACTAACGATTCCGATTGCCCATGAAGACGGCGCGCCGGTATCGACTATCCTTGATGAAACTTACAAAATCGCCATCACCCGCTTCGATAATCGAATTCGCGTCGGTGGGATGGCGGAGATTGTCGGTTTTAATAAAGAACTGTTGCAGCCCAGGCGTGAAACGCTGGAGATGGTGGTACGCGATCTGTTCCCACGCGGTGGACACATTGAACAAGCGGCATTCTGGACTGGGCTGCGCCCAATGACCCCAGATGGTACGCCAGTGGTCGGCCGCACAGCGTATAAAAATCTGTGGTTGAACACCGGGCACGGTACTTTGGGCTGGACGATGGCTTGCGGTTCCGGACAGTTGATTAGCGATCTGATTTCCGGGCGTACTCCGGCGATCCCGTATGATGATCTTGCCGTTGCCCGCTACGGCCGTGGTTTTATCCCGACTCGCGCTCAACATCTGCACGGTGTTCACAATTAA